Below is a window of Stygiolobus azoricus DNA.
AAAGAAATTGTAAAGAAAGCTGAAGAAGGTGTAGAAACTAGGAAAAAGTTTAGGTAAACTCTGTATCCAGACTTAATAGAAAAATTTCATGTACCGCTTAATAATACTAAGGACATTCAAGAAGTAAATTTATTATAGGCGACGGTTTAGTTATAGGTTCGTCAATAAGGTATGGCTTGAGGAATGAAAACATTTCTTGACACTATTGGCCTTTATGGAGATCTCTATGGTAAACCAGTAACTTTCTTTACAGAGGCATCGACAATTCACGGCGGACATGAAACGACTATCTTAATAAGATAACTTACGCTTTTCACTTTGGAATGATTATAGTACCTTTCCAGCTAATAATACTGGAGGAGGTCCTTATGATTCTTCACATTACTTTCTTGGCTTAAGATTTCTTAGACTCAGAAGTGATTGTGAAAGGAATATAAGGTTCAATTGTATCTCTACACAAATCTCTTAAATCCTTGGCACAAAAATTTGCTCAAGAAACTCTACATATTTCTAATAATCTTATGTCTATCTCGAATAAGATAACTACATGAGAATATTCTCTTTAACTCACTTAATAACTCATCTAGTTATTACATTTGGGACTTTCAGGTAAGAATGCTCTTAAGGCTACTAAGATTACTGCTGGAATTACTCCAAGGCCGAGCATAAGTCTCCAATTAGCTGAAAAAGAAAGTATGTATCTGGCCCAGAATGATGCGGTTAATACAGAGAGATTCTGGAGGATGCACTAAATTACGGATTTACAAACAAGACTACCTCCTTCACTAGGATTAAAGCTGGAATTTATAAGACTGAGAGGGAAAGGCATAAGGGCTTGAATTCGCACTACATCTACACCGCTTGTAAGGATGCAAGCGATAGACTACGTAGTTTCGAGAAGATGAAGAAGAGAGGTATGGCTCACACTGAGAGACCGTCTGCGAGGAGAGTTACTATCCACCTGGATGATCACTTTGGAAGTTTAGCCAGCATC
It encodes the following:
- a CDS encoding MFS transporter; the protein is MLQNLSVLTASFWARYILSFSANWRLMLGLGVIPAVILVALRAFLPESPKCNN